Proteins encoded in a region of the Papio anubis isolate 15944 chromosome 14, Panubis1.0, whole genome shotgun sequence genome:
- the KRTCAP3 gene encoding keratinocyte-associated protein 3 isoform X2, with product MRRCSLCAFDAARGPRRLMRVGLALILVGHVNLLLGAVLHGTVLRHVANPRGAVTPEYTTANVISVGSGLLSVSVGLVALLASRNLLRPPLHWALLVLALVNLLLSAACSLGLLLAVSLTVANGGRRLIADCHPGLLDPLVPLDEGPGHTDCPFDPTRIYDTALALWIPSLLMSAGEAALSGYCCVAALTLRGVGPCRKEGLQGQLEEMIELESPKHKRQENEQLLDESQEIQASQRSWV from the exons ATGAGGCGCTGCAGTCTCTGCGCTTTCG ACGCCGCCCGGGGGCCCCGGCGGCTGATGCGCGTGGGCCTCGCGCTGATCCTGGTGGGCCACGTGAACCTGCTGCTGGGGGCCGTGCTGCACGGCACTGTCCTGCGGCACGTGGCCAATCCCCGCGGCGCTGTCACGCCAGAGTACACCACGGCCAATGTCATCTCCGTCGGCTCGGGGCTGCTG AGCGTTTCCGTGGGACTTGTGGCTCTCCTGGCGTCCAGGAACCTTCTTCGCCCTCCACTG CACTGGGCCCTGCTGGTACTAGCTCTGGTGAACCTGCTCTTGTCCGCTGCCTGCTCTCTGGGCCTCCTCCTTGCCGTGTCACTCACTGTGGCCAACGGTGGCCGCCGCCTTATTGCTGACTGCCACCCAGGACTGCTGGATCCTCTGGTACCACTGGATGAGGGGCCGGGACATACCGACTGCCCCTTTGACCCCACAAGAATCTAT GATACAGCCTTGGCTCTCTGGATCCCTTCTTTGCTCATGTCTGCAGGGGAGGCTGCTCTATCTGGTTACTGCTGTGTGGCTGCACTCACTCTACGTGGAGTTGGGCCCTGCAGGAAGGAGGGACTTCAGGGGCAG CTAGAGGAAATGATAGAGCTTGAATCTCCTAAACATAAAAGGCAGGAAAATGAGCAGCTACTGGATGAAAGTCAAGAAATCCAGGCATCACAGAGAAGTTGGGTTTAG
- the KRTCAP3 gene encoding keratinocyte-associated protein 3 isoform X1: protein MRRCSLCAFDAARGPRRLMRVGLALILVGHVNLLLGAVLHGTVLRHVANPRGAVTPEYTTANVISVGSGLLSVSVGLVALLASRNLLRPPLHWALLVLALVNLLLSAACSLGLLLAVSLTVANGGRRLIADCHPGLLDPLVPLDEGPGHTDCPFDPTRIYVSTFSSFLWSTKPWSCPFNFPSLLHLPYSLLLPILAFQDTALALWIPSLLMSAGEAALSGYCCVAALTLRGVGPCRKEGLQGQLEEMIELESPKHKRQENEQLLDESQEIQASQRSWV from the exons ATGAGGCGCTGCAGTCTCTGCGCTTTCG ACGCCGCCCGGGGGCCCCGGCGGCTGATGCGCGTGGGCCTCGCGCTGATCCTGGTGGGCCACGTGAACCTGCTGCTGGGGGCCGTGCTGCACGGCACTGTCCTGCGGCACGTGGCCAATCCCCGCGGCGCTGTCACGCCAGAGTACACCACGGCCAATGTCATCTCCGTCGGCTCGGGGCTGCTG AGCGTTTCCGTGGGACTTGTGGCTCTCCTGGCGTCCAGGAACCTTCTTCGCCCTCCACTG CACTGGGCCCTGCTGGTACTAGCTCTGGTGAACCTGCTCTTGTCCGCTGCCTGCTCTCTGGGCCTCCTCCTTGCCGTGTCACTCACTGTGGCCAACGGTGGCCGCCGCCTTATTGCTGACTGCCACCCAGGACTGCTGGATCCTCTGGTACCACTGGATGAGGGGCCGGGACATACCGACTGCCCCTTTGACCCCACAAGAATCTATGTGAGCACATTCTCTTCCTTCTTGTGGTCTACAAAGCCTTGGTCCTGCCCTTTTAATTTCCCTTCTTTGCTGCACTTGCCCTACTCCCTCCTACTCCCCATCCTTGCTTTTCAGGATACAGCCTTGGCTCTCTGGATCCCTTCTTTGCTCATGTCTGCAGGGGAGGCTGCTCTATCTGGTTACTGCTGTGTGGCTGCACTCACTCTACGTGGAGTTGGGCCCTGCAGGAAGGAGGGACTTCAGGGGCAG CTAGAGGAAATGATAGAGCTTGAATCTCCTAAACATAAAAGGCAGGAAAATGAGCAGCTACTGGATGAAAGTCAAGAAATCCAGGCATCACAGAGAAGTTGGGTTTAG